The following coding sequences are from one Saccharomyces eubayanus strain FM1318 chromosome VII, whole genome shotgun sequence window:
- the CLG1 gene encoding Clg1p — NSNGYPINLPFPKGPAASVAMQQPKYMGHVPSHSVHTQLPSMASLGYFNQPSTAYYPPPAPLQQHQQPPILPPPGLMYTSNSNNNVIPPPVQMIQDGPQQLNQVNGGVSENLDYDISIMSKFVMENAFVAFNANYSTDDQTTDLFFKGISSVLNATRLPSATIYLAIDYLFKYINKLTNGIHSIGGNSINIIYQNTMIAFILANKFNDDKTFTNSSWSQATGILINVINDFERQWLRIFDWELYDNGFLYYEFVKSFEIFKQNQFKPTTTANTLLSPIVNVNGSRNGNFKLEPSTKNPLSPVSNYETPMLMPNNMFSSPSYQNNQRSDFSNMNSYYNYYNYNQPRQNYYQQLPNIYSSPVAETQFDYDFYNFSNQQQQQQQQQQQSFLPAVPQLPPPHVHQAYNHHFGWKSMDEPMNNPRFERNYFPYSAVY, encoded by the coding sequence CAATTCTAATGGCTATCCAATAAACTTGCCCTTTCCCAAGGGTCCGGCTGCTTCAGTTGCTATGCAACAACCAAAATATATGGGTCATGTTCCGTCTCATTCTGTTCACACTCAATTGCCATCTATGGCTTCTTTAGGTTATTTCAATCAGCCAAGCACTGCTTACTACCCTCCACCTGCACCACTTCAACAACACCAGCAACCACCAATCCTTCCTCCTCCGGGCTTAATGTATACtagtaatagtaacaaCAACGTTATTCCTCCTCCGGTACAAATGATTCAAGACGGTCCACAACAGCTCAATCAAGTAAACGGAGGTGTCAGTGAGAACTTGGACTATGATATTTCTATAATGTCAAAATTCGTCATGGAAAATGCTTTTGTTGCCTTCAACGCGAACTATAGCACCGATGATCAGACCActgatttatttttcaaaggtaTATCCTCCGTACTTAATGCAACGAGATTGCCCTCTGCCACTATTTATTTGGCTATCGattatcttttcaaatatatcAATAAGTTGACTAACGGAATTCATTCCATCGGCGGCAATTCAATTAACATCATTTACCAGAACACCATGATTGCCTTTATTTTGGCGAATAAGTTCAATGATGACAAAACTTTCACCAATTCTTCATGGTCACAAGCAACAGGAATACTGATAAATGTTattaatgattttgaaagacaaTGGTTAAGGATATTTGATTGGGAATTGTATGATAATGGGTTTCTTTATTACGAATTTGTTAAgagttttgaaatttttaaaCAGAATCAATTTAAACCTACTACAACAGCTAACACTTTGCTATCACCAATTGTTAATGTCAATGgttcaagaaatggaaatttcaaattagAACCTTCCACGAAAAATCCACTATCTCCAGTTTCTAATTATGAAACTCCAATGTTGATGCCGAATAACATGTTTTCATCGCCCTCATATCAAAATAATCAAAGGTCCGACTTTTCCAATATGAATTCTTACTACAACTATTACAACTATAATCAACCAAGACAGAACTACTATCAACAGTTACCCaatatatattcttcacCTGTTGCAGAAACTCAGTTTGATTATGATTTTTACAATTTCAGtaatcaacaacaacaacaacaacaacaacaacaacaatcatTTTTACCTGCTGTTCCCCAATTGCCTCCTCCCCATGTTCACCAGGCTTACAATCATCATTTTGGTTGGAAGTCAATGGATGAACCCATGAATAATCCAAGGTTCGAAAGAAACTACTTCCCGTACTCAGCAGTGTACTAA